The DNA sequence TGTGATGGCCGGCGGCGGCGGGCGTCGAACATGTATCCGGCCGCCCGTCGCGCACGCCGAACCCGTTTCAAAATCTTTCTGACGATTGAATCGGCGAGCGCGGCATCTGCCGCGCAATGCGCGTTTCGCCGTGCAAATCCGCAATTCGACGACACTGAACCGCGCGAAAACCGCATTACGCGCACGCGATGAAAACTCGGCGGAAAAGATAAGTAAATATGACCTTTTTCAGGACGCCGAAAACAGCAAAAAATCCCGGAAAGCCTTGTCCGACGGGCGTTACAACCTGAAACACTTTGTTACCGCGATGGGCCGTCAATTCGCCCACAATGGCCTCAACGGTTTCAACACGGATGCGGTCTCGTGTGCCAAGTGTGAGCGGACGCGAAGCGCTGCGAGCCCAGTCGGTCACGTACCGAAGCCCTTCCCAGGGGCATCCCTGTTGGAGTCGTTTCCGGCCCCCCGCCGGATCCGGTTTCAACTTTGGTCTCCTCGCGCTAACCCCGTAGCGTGTGGTTTTTAGCGGGCTAATAAGCCCGCTTTTTTTCGTCCATCGAAAACGCAACGGCCTGCCGGCCGCCGCGTTTCCTCCGGCGCCGTACCGCTTCACGCGGTCTTCTGCACGTCGAGCTTCAACTCTTCGATCATCCGTTCGCGCATCACGAATTTCTGCACCTTGCCGGTCACCGTCATCGGCAATTCGTCGACGAAGCGGATGTAGCGCGGAATCTTGTAGTGCGCGATCTGGCCTTGGCAGAACGCGCGCACGTCGTCGTCGGTCATCTGCTCGCCGGCGCGCAGCACGATCCACGCGCACAGCTCCTCGCCGTATTTCGCATCGGGCAGGCCGAACACCTGCGCGCTCTGAATCTTCGGATGCCTGAACAGGAATTCCTCGATCTCGCGCGGATACACGTTCTCGCCGCCGCGAATCACCATGTCCTTCAGCCGGCCGACGATGTTGCAGTAGCCCTGCGCGTCGAGCGTCGCGAGATCGCCCGTGTGCATCCAGCCGTCGATCAGCACCTCGCGCGTCTTCGCGTCGTCGTCCCAGTAGCCGAGCATCACCGAATAGCCCTTCGTGCACAGCTCGCCGGTCGCGCCGACCGGCACGATGTCGCCGCCCGGATCGACGATCTTCACCTCGAGATGCGGCTGGATTCGCCCGACCGTCGTCGTGCGCTTCTCGAGCGGATCGTCGGTCGAGCTCTGGAACGACACGGGGCTCGTTTCGGTCATCCCGTACGCGATCGTGATCTCCGACAGATGCATCTGCGACACGACGCGCTTCATCGTCTCGATCGGGCAAGGCGAACCGGCCATGATCCCGGTGCGCAGCGTCGACAGGTCGAACGTCTTGAACTCGGGATGATCGAGTTCGGCGATGAACATCGTCGGCACGCCGTGCAGCGCGGTGCATCGCTCGTCGGCTACTGCCGCGAGCGTCGCGACCGGGTCGAACGCCTCGCCGGGAAACACCATCGCCGCGCCCGTCGACACGCACGCGAGCACCGCCAGCACCATCCCGAAGCAGTGATACAGCGGCACGGGAATGCAGAGCGCGTCCTGTTCGGTGAAGCGCATCGCCATCGCGATCGAGCGCGCGTTGTTGACGACGTTGCGGTGCGTGAGCGTCGCGCCCTTCGGGCTGCCGGTGGTGCCGCTCGTGAACTGGATGTTGATCGCCTCGCCGGCCGCGAGCGTCGCGCCGATCGCATCGAGCCGCGCGACATCGAGCGTGTCGCGGCCGCGCGCCATCACGTCCGCGAAGCGGAACATGCCCGCAGGCGCGACGTCTCCCATCGACACGACCGTGCGCAGGCTCGGCACGCGCGCCGCGTGCAGATCGCCGGGCGTCGCGCTCGCGAGCTCGGGCGCGATCGTCTGCAGCATTTCGACATAGGCGGAGCTCTTGAAGCGCTCGGCCGCGATCACGGCCTTGCAGCCCACCTTGTTGAGCGCGTATTCGAGTTCCGCGAGCCGGTAGGCCGGGTTGATGTTGACGAGCACCGCGCCGATGCGCGCGGTCGCGAACTGCGTCAGCAGCCATTCGCTGCGATTCGGCGACCAGATGCCGACGCGATCGCCCTTCACGATCCCGAGCTCGACGAGGCCCGCCGCCAGCACGTCGACCTCGTGAGCGAATTCGCGCCAGCTCCAGCGCACCTGCTGCTCGCGGAACACGACCGCCGGGCGGTCCGGAAAGCGGCCGGCCGTGTCGAGCAGGAAGCGGCCGATCGTCGCTTCGGATAGCGGCACGTCGGTTGCGCCGCGCACGTACGAGAGTCCGTTTTCGGGCGCGATCAGCGCCCGCATGCCAAGGTCTGCTGCCATCGATGTCTCCGTCCGTTTTTTTGTCTGATCGGCCCGGCGCGCGCGTTAGGCGCACCGCTCCGCCGCACTCGCGACGGGCGGCCTACGAGCGGATGATGCCGCGCTCCGCTGACGACACTCTGACATCGAATCGCTGCGCGCGGATGAAATAGCACGATCGGACGATACGACGCGGCCGGCACAACCGCGACGAAACCGCCGGACGAAAAAAAAGCAGCCCGAAGGCTGCTTTCTTTCGCGGGATACGCGCGCGCGGCTCAGTGCCGGCTGCGGATCTTCGCCAGACGCTGGATCGCTTCGAGCTGCGCCATCGCGGTCGCGAGCTCCGATTGCGCCTTTGCGAGGTCGAGGTCCGACTTCGCGTTCTGCAGCGTTTCCTCGGCACGCTTGCGCGCGTCCTCGGCTTTCGCCGCGTCGAGGTCCTTGCCGCGGATCGCGGTATCGGCGAGCAC is a window from the Burkholderia vietnamiensis LMG 10929 genome containing:
- a CDS encoding AMP-binding protein, with the protein product MAADLGMRALIAPENGLSYVRGATDVPLSEATIGRFLLDTAGRFPDRPAVVFREQQVRWSWREFAHEVDVLAAGLVELGIVKGDRVGIWSPNRSEWLLTQFATARIGAVLVNINPAYRLAELEYALNKVGCKAVIAAERFKSSAYVEMLQTIAPELASATPGDLHAARVPSLRTVVSMGDVAPAGMFRFADVMARGRDTLDVARLDAIGATLAAGEAINIQFTSGTTGSPKGATLTHRNVVNNARSIAMAMRFTEQDALCIPVPLYHCFGMVLAVLACVSTGAAMVFPGEAFDPVATLAAVADERCTALHGVPTMFIAELDHPEFKTFDLSTLRTGIMAGSPCPIETMKRVVSQMHLSEITIAYGMTETSPVSFQSSTDDPLEKRTTTVGRIQPHLEVKIVDPGGDIVPVGATGELCTKGYSVMLGYWDDDAKTREVLIDGWMHTGDLATLDAQGYCNIVGRLKDMVIRGGENVYPREIEEFLFRHPKIQSAQVFGLPDAKYGEELCAWIVLRAGEQMTDDDVRAFCQGQIAHYKIPRYIRFVDELPMTVTGKVQKFVMRERMIEELKLDVQKTA